The following coding sequences are from one Streptomyces sp. NBC_00536 window:
- a CDS encoding serine hydrolase domain-containing protein, with amino-acid sequence MVARPRLRLACVSAAAAGLLIVPVAVTGPAYAAPAATATPPPDPGTDVAARLDAAVRQTMRETGTPGVIVGLWVPGKSSYVRAFGVADTATRAPMTPGLLMRIGSETKTFTVTALLRLVDQGKARLDDPIGRYIDGVPNGDRITLRELAGMRSGLFNYSEDADFNKALDTGPRDPFTPRQLLGYAFTHPVNFPPGARFEYSNTNLILLGLVVEKITGRPLHEVIARDVLEPAGLHHTLFPTGAEFPEPHAHGYTAQTASGKIVDATGWNPSWSWAAGAMVSDLQDLRGWARTLATGTLLTPATQAERLKTTPTGIPGAGYGLGIFDVQGWIGHNGSIPGYESLTVYLPQARATLVVLLNTDVLHDGKEPSAFFGEAVTRIATPDHVYPGHLPSAPKSG; translated from the coding sequence ATGGTTGCCCGACCGCGACTGCGACTGGCCTGCGTGAGCGCCGCCGCCGCGGGGCTGCTCATCGTCCCGGTGGCGGTGACGGGACCCGCGTACGCCGCCCCCGCGGCCACCGCCACTCCCCCGCCGGACCCCGGTACGGACGTCGCCGCCCGGCTGGACGCGGCCGTGCGACAGACCATGCGGGAGACCGGGACCCCCGGTGTGATCGTGGGCCTGTGGGTCCCGGGCAAGAGCAGCTACGTACGCGCCTTCGGCGTCGCCGACACGGCGACCCGCGCACCCATGACCCCCGGCCTCCTCATGCGCATCGGCAGCGAGACCAAGACCTTCACGGTCACCGCCCTGCTGCGCCTGGTCGACCAGGGCAAGGCCCGCCTGGACGACCCCATCGGCAGGTACATCGACGGCGTGCCGAACGGCGACCGCATCACCCTGCGCGAACTGGCCGGCATGCGCAGCGGGCTGTTCAACTACAGCGAGGACGCGGACTTCAACAAGGCGCTCGACACCGGGCCCCGCGACCCCTTCACGCCGCGCCAGTTGCTCGGCTACGCCTTCACGCACCCCGTGAACTTCCCGCCGGGTGCGCGGTTCGAGTACTCCAACACCAATCTGATCCTGCTCGGGCTGGTTGTGGAGAAGATCACCGGGCGTCCGCTGCACGAGGTGATCGCCAGGGACGTCCTGGAACCGGCCGGGCTGCACCACACCCTCTTCCCGACCGGCGCCGAGTTCCCCGAGCCGCACGCGCACGGCTACACCGCCCAGACGGCCTCGGGCAAGATCGTGGACGCGACCGGCTGGAACCCGTCCTGGAGCTGGGCCGCGGGCGCGATGGTCTCCGACCTCCAGGACCTGCGCGGCTGGGCCCGCACCCTCGCCACCGGCACGCTGCTGACCCCCGCCACCCAGGCCGAGCGGCTGAAGACCACCCCGACCGGCATTCCCGGCGCGGGCTACGGGCTGGGCATCTTCGACGTCCAGGGCTGGATCGGCCACAACGGCTCCATCCCGGGGTACGAGAGCCTGACCGTCTACCTCCCGCAGGCGCGCGCGACCCTGGTCGTCCTCCTCAACACCGATGTCCTGCACGACGGCAAGGAGCCGAGCGCGTTCTTCGGCGAGGCCGTGACCCGCATCGCGACCCCCGACCACGTGTACCCCGGCCACCTGCCGTCCGCGCCCAAGAGCGGCTGA
- a CDS encoding M6 family metalloprotease domain-containing protein, which produces MPQIRHRIRTPRRASAYIGLTVLAIGITATAGVGISSRTHTAAGPVAASNESVLAPCRISGAMGVQMSEGLPTAPGYSRSTGEVRALNLMIDFPDAKGEGPALDRLSEFFPQTSDWFRTSSYRRLTYKPEAPIRTWLRMPMPFSAYGIERGSAYEPGYRQLVEHIARAADAQVDFSRYDLINILVTPNAGPSALDTVLSVTFSGNGEAPMADGVPLANTSFVYSRQDDGSGSYRETGYRVLPHENGHVFGLPDLYTQDGGGSVGHWDIMSEDWGSNNDLLGWHKWKLGWLDTSQISCAAKSGTSDHILSPLAVEGGTKLAFVPTSDSAGYAVEVRTKAGNDEAVCKPGVLIYKVDSQVDTGRGPVTVADSTAGSGGCTRRSNVHGELSDAPYKPGETFTDKAAGISISVVGELRTGNYQVRITRP; this is translated from the coding sequence CCGGCCCCGTGGCCGCGTCCAACGAATCGGTCCTCGCGCCCTGCCGGATCTCCGGCGCCATGGGCGTGCAGATGTCCGAGGGGCTGCCGACCGCACCCGGGTACTCGCGCTCGACCGGCGAGGTCCGCGCGCTCAACCTGATGATCGACTTCCCGGACGCCAAGGGCGAGGGCCCGGCCCTGGACCGGCTGTCCGAGTTCTTCCCGCAGACCTCCGACTGGTTCCGCACCAGCTCGTACAGGCGGCTCACCTACAAGCCCGAGGCCCCGATACGCACCTGGCTGCGGATGCCGATGCCGTTCTCGGCGTACGGCATCGAGCGCGGATCCGCCTACGAGCCCGGCTACCGCCAGCTCGTCGAGCACATAGCCCGGGCCGCCGACGCCCAGGTGGACTTCAGCCGGTACGACCTGATCAACATCCTGGTCACGCCGAACGCCGGGCCGTCCGCCCTCGACACGGTGCTCTCGGTGACCTTCTCCGGCAACGGCGAGGCGCCGATGGCCGACGGCGTGCCGCTCGCGAACACGTCCTTCGTCTACAGCCGCCAGGACGACGGCTCCGGCTCGTACCGCGAGACCGGCTACCGGGTGCTCCCGCACGAGAACGGCCACGTCTTCGGGCTCCCCGACCTCTACACCCAGGACGGCGGGGGCTCCGTCGGCCACTGGGACATCATGAGCGAGGACTGGGGCTCCAACAACGACCTGCTGGGCTGGCACAAGTGGAAGCTCGGCTGGCTGGACACGAGCCAGATCAGCTGCGCCGCGAAGTCCGGAACCAGCGACCACATCCTGTCGCCGCTCGCCGTCGAGGGCGGTACGAAGCTGGCCTTCGTGCCGACCTCGGACAGTGCCGGGTATGCCGTGGAGGTGCGGACGAAGGCCGGGAACGACGAGGCCGTCTGCAAACCCGGGGTCCTCATCTACAAGGTGGACTCCCAGGTGGACACCGGCCGCGGCCCGGTCACGGTCGCCGACAGCACGGCGGGCAGCGGCGGCTGTACCCGGCGGTCCAATGTGCACGGCGAACTCTCCGACGCGCCCTACAAGCCGGGCGAGACCTTCACCGACAAGGCGGCGGGCATCAGCATCTCGGTGGTCGGCGAACTCCGCACCGGCAACTACCAGGTCCGCATCACCCGGCCGTAG